A window of the Desulfobacula toluolica Tol2 genome harbors these coding sequences:
- the aspS gene encoding aspartate--tRNA ligase, whose translation MQYNDRSNCGRLGSADIDKTVHLAGWVDALRDHGEVLFVHLRDKSGIVQLVFSPEFTPEEICRQSTSLRSEYCITVFGRIVKRAEGTENPNIETGDIEIIVTDMTILSRSDNLPFPISEKAMMGSTNETISREPVSEDLRLQYRYLDLRRPGMQQFLIKRHKINACVREFLDQNEFIEVETPILTRSTPEGARDYLVPSRVNPKHFYALPQSPQLFKQLLMVAGFERYYQITRCFRDEDLRSNRQPEFTQLDLEASFIDEEFIFNLIEELLCRMFEIGGTNLPRPFPHMTWQEAMDKTGSDRPDLRFEMYFVEATDIFTQTRYSIFKQILQRGGVIKGINVKQASESLSKNVLQNEYAKQIVPGFGAKGMTWMRVTGDQLDSNIVQFFSKEEQQTIIKRFNASDGDVILIIADPSLELVNSALGRLRLHVADRLDMIPKDKFVPVWVTDFPLFEPTEEGVTSSHHPFTAPDRIDFDPADQEDLLSLLSRSYDIVVNGEELGGGSIRIHDPATQQKVFAALGLSPSEAEEKFGFFLRALDFGPPPHGGLALGMDRVVAMIMKTPSIREVTAFPKNRSAFCPLTQAPSLVAHEQLAELGLLDLGKAESLPGSDQEQDTIDYLSWVSRIGFEDNERPMIESALDDAVKMAQAVFGIAQEYEPAISVVRGQNCFRKGSSATRSSFVETGALLKNAPSVKGDYFRVASILE comes from the coding sequence ATGCAGTACAATGACAGATCCAATTGCGGCCGACTGGGGTCGGCCGATATCGATAAAACCGTTCATCTTGCAGGCTGGGTTGATGCGCTTCGGGACCACGGGGAAGTACTTTTTGTCCATCTCCGGGACAAAAGCGGGATTGTGCAACTGGTTTTCAGCCCTGAATTTACCCCGGAAGAAATTTGCCGGCAATCCACATCCCTTAGAAGTGAATATTGCATTACTGTTTTTGGCAGAATCGTAAAACGGGCAGAGGGAACGGAAAATCCAAATATTGAGACCGGAGACATTGAAATCATCGTAACCGATATGACAATCCTTAGCCGGTCAGACAACCTTCCGTTTCCCATTTCTGAAAAAGCCATGATGGGCAGCACAAATGAAACCATAAGCCGCGAGCCGGTATCCGAAGATTTAAGGCTTCAGTACCGCTATCTGGATCTTAGACGTCCTGGTATGCAGCAGTTTCTCATCAAACGGCACAAAATCAACGCCTGTGTTCGTGAGTTTCTGGACCAAAATGAGTTTATCGAGGTTGAAACACCGATCCTGACCCGGAGTACGCCGGAAGGCGCAAGGGATTATCTGGTTCCCAGCAGAGTTAATCCAAAGCATTTTTATGCCCTGCCGCAGTCCCCGCAGCTGTTCAAGCAGCTGCTCATGGTGGCTGGCTTTGAGCGATACTACCAGATCACCCGGTGCTTCAGAGATGAAGACCTGCGATCCAATCGCCAGCCCGAGTTTACCCAGCTGGACCTTGAAGCATCTTTTATTGATGAAGAGTTTATTTTTAATCTTATAGAAGAATTGTTGTGCCGGATGTTTGAAATCGGTGGAACAAATCTTCCAAGGCCGTTTCCCCACATGACCTGGCAGGAAGCCATGGACAAAACCGGATCAGACCGGCCTGACCTGCGGTTTGAAATGTATTTTGTCGAGGCAACCGATATCTTTACACAGACACGCTACAGCATCTTCAAACAGATCCTTCAGCGGGGCGGGGTGATCAAGGGAATTAACGTCAAACAGGCCTCTGAGAGCCTGAGCAAAAATGTTCTCCAGAATGAATACGCAAAACAGATAGTTCCAGGCTTTGGTGCCAAAGGCATGACCTGGATGCGGGTGACTGGAGATCAGCTTGATTCCAATATTGTTCAGTTTTTCAGCAAAGAAGAACAACAAACCATAATCAAGCGATTTAATGCCTCGGATGGAGACGTGATTCTCATCATAGCAGATCCTTCTCTGGAACTTGTCAATTCGGCTCTTGGGCGTCTCAGGCTCCATGTTGCGGATCGCCTTGATATGATTCCCAAAGATAAATTCGTACCTGTCTGGGTTACGGATTTCCCATTGTTTGAGCCCACGGAAGAGGGAGTCACCTCCAGCCATCATCCGTTTACCGCACCGGATCGAATTGATTTTGATCCCGCTGACCAGGAAGACTTGCTATCTCTTTTATCCCGTTCCTATGATATTGTTGTCAATGGTGAGGAATTGGGCGGCGGCAGTATCCGTATCCATGATCCGGCTACCCAGCAGAAGGTTTTTGCAGCCCTGGGACTTTCACCGAGTGAGGCAGAAGAAAAATTCGGGTTTTTTCTCCGGGCCCTTGATTTTGGTCCACCGCCCCATGGCGGACTTGCCCTTGGTATGGACCGGGTGGTGGCAATGATTATGAAAACCCCATCCATACGGGAAGTAACGGCCTTTCCCAAGAACAGAAGCGCTTTTTGTCCCCTGACCCAGGCACCATCCCTGGTGGCTCATGAGCAGCTGGCTGAACTGGGCCTGCTGGATCTTGGAAAAGCAGAATCATTGCCGGGTTCCGATCAGGAGCAGGATACCATTGACTACCTTTCATGGGTTTCCAGGATCGGTTTTGAGGACAATGAACGTCCCATGATTGAAAGCGCGCTTGACGATGCAGTGAAAATGGCTCAAGCTGTCTTTGGCATTGCACAGGAATACGAGCCTGCCATCTCGGTTGTCCGGGGGCAAAATTGTTTCAGAAAGGGCAGTTCAGCAACTCGATCTTCATTCGTTGAAACCGGGGCGCTGTTAAAAAATGCACCTTCTGTAAAGGGAGATTATTTCAGGGTTGCAAGCATACTTGAGTAA